One window of Caldisericum exile AZM16c01 genomic DNA carries:
- a CDS encoding pseudouridine-5'-phosphate glycosidase encodes MRISSKVIKALENGDPIVALETTIITHGMPYPQNVETALEVESVVNEYGSIPATIGILDGEIIIGLSQDEIETLGKKKDVLKVSTREISVAVAKGLSAGTTVSATSFLAEKANIKVFATGGIGGVHREVNETFDISRDLEELAERNIIVVSSGVKSILDVEKTVEYLETKGVLILGYKIDEFPTFYSRKSGIKINPVTENEVAKIFRTKKLLKVPGAILVANPIPEEFEIDYNTMEIWINEALQEMKEKGITGKGVTPFLLSRIFEISKGKSLEANIALIKDNARVASLIAREIASNGLD; translated from the coding sequence ATGAGAATTTCAAGCAAAGTAATAAAAGCCCTCGAGAATGGAGATCCTATTGTTGCGCTAGAGACAACTATTATAACACATGGAATGCCATATCCTCAAAACGTTGAGACGGCACTTGAAGTCGAAAGTGTAGTTAATGAATATGGTTCAATTCCTGCAACAATAGGAATCCTCGATGGGGAAATTATTATTGGATTATCGCAGGATGAAATAGAAACTCTCGGAAAAAAGAAGGATGTCTTAAAAGTCTCCACAAGAGAAATATCTGTTGCTGTTGCAAAAGGGTTATCGGCAGGAACAACAGTTTCAGCGACATCTTTCCTTGCAGAGAAAGCAAATATTAAAGTCTTTGCAACGGGAGGAATAGGGGGAGTTCACAGAGAAGTGAATGAAACATTTGATATCTCAAGAGACCTCGAAGAACTTGCTGAAAGAAATATTATAGTTGTATCAAGCGGAGTTAAGTCAATCCTTGATGTAGAAAAAACGGTTGAATATTTAGAGACTAAAGGCGTTTTGATTTTAGGATACAAGATTGATGAATTCCCTACTTTTTATTCAAGAAAAAGTGGCATAAAAATTAATCCTGTTACTGAAAATGAGGTGGCAAAAATTTTCAGAACTAAGAAATTACTTAAAGTTCCAGGTGCAATTTTAGTAGCAAATCCAATACCAGAAGAATTTGAAATAGATTACAACACTATGGAAATTTGGATTAATGAAGCACTGCAAGAAATGAAAGAAAAAGGAATAACCGGAAAAGGTGTTACTCCGTTCTTGTTGTCAAGAATTTTCGAAATAAGCAAAGGGAAATCGCTTGAAGCAAATATTGCCCTTATAAAAGATAACGCAAGAGTTGCATCCCTTATAGCGCGAGAAATTGCATCAAATGGATTGGACTAA
- a CDS encoding nucleoside phosphorylase encodes MAQFHIRCESEDISPYVILVGNPQRAEKMSKLLDNAKLVNEYRLLYVYTGLYKGERITIATTGMGAPSTAIVLEELINLGGKVFIRVGSAGGIDPQLNVGDVVIATGSIRDDGTTPNYLRPTFPAIADFDVTKTLIDVGKETKSNITYGVVISQDAFYVPYPDEEMEKFVKAKVKAVEMESGCVFIVSQYRGVRAGALFALDGNVYLKKMKPFDAEELFKRAEEDAINIGLEAIYRLSKAGLK; translated from the coding sequence ATGGCACAGTTTCATATTAGATGTGAAAGCGAAGATATTTCGCCTTACGTAATCCTTGTGGGAAATCCACAAAGAGCGGAAAAGATGTCTAAACTTTTGGACAATGCAAAACTTGTTAATGAGTATAGGCTTCTTTATGTCTATACCGGACTTTACAAAGGAGAGAGGATTACTATTGCAACAACAGGTATGGGAGCTCCTTCAACTGCAATAGTATTAGAAGAACTTATCAATCTTGGAGGAAAAGTTTTCATTCGTGTTGGTTCTGCTGGTGGAATAGACCCGCAATTGAATGTGGGAGACGTTGTTATAGCGACAGGAAGCATTAGGGACGATGGAACAACACCAAATTATTTAAGACCAACATTCCCTGCTATCGCTGATTTTGATGTAACTAAAACTCTCATTGACGTAGGAAAAGAAACTAAAAGTAATATTACCTATGGTGTTGTAATTTCACAAGATGCTTTCTATGTCCCTTATCCGGATGAAGAAATGGAAAAATTTGTTAAAGCAAAGGTAAAAGCAGTCGAAATGGAAAGTGGTTGTGTTTTTATTGTTAGTCAATATCGTGGTGTAAGAGCCGGTGCCCTGTTTGCGCTTGACGGTAATGTTTATCTAAAAAAGATGAAGCCATTTGACGCAGAAGAATTATTCAAGCGTGCAGAAGAAGATGCAATAAACATAGGTCTTGAGGCAATTTATAGGTTGTCAAAGGCAGGCTTAAAATGA
- the pepT gene encoding peptidase T, protein MNEMIERFIKYVKVNTQSKEDSETFPSTPGQLELANIIKEDLIGMGFDASVSEHGYVYVFIPKNIDADSPKIGFLAHLDTSPEVTAQKVNPKLVEKYDGNDVVLNPEKNITLSPQKFPILKEFIGNDLIVTDGTTLLGADDKAGVVEIIQAIKEIKIENLPHGDIYIAFTPDEEVGHGVDKIDLSIFKPDFAYTLDGEGYGIFEYENFNAALLKYKIHGINTHPGTAKGAMKNAIKISQELMFLFPPLETPEATQGYEGFYHFYEINGGVEEVNLKAIIRDHDKTKFQLRKYFAENIANFLNDKYGEGTVSIEIKDQYYNMREIIEKHQEVLDLAKRAFERTGLEFKSKPIRGGTDGARLTYMGIPTPNIFSGGYNYHSIYEFVSVQAMEKAKEVVKNIILLATQKG, encoded by the coding sequence ATGAATGAGATGATAGAAAGATTTATTAAGTACGTAAAAGTAAATACCCAATCGAAGGAAGATTCTGAAACTTTTCCAAGTACTCCCGGACAACTTGAGCTTGCAAATATAATAAAAGAAGATTTAATTGGAATGGGATTTGATGCATCAGTGAGTGAACATGGATATGTCTATGTATTCATTCCTAAGAATATTGATGCAGACTCTCCTAAAATTGGTTTCCTTGCACATCTGGATACTTCTCCTGAGGTTACAGCACAAAAAGTTAATCCTAAATTAGTTGAAAAATATGATGGGAATGATGTTGTGCTCAATCCGGAAAAAAACATAACTTTATCCCCTCAAAAATTTCCAATTCTTAAAGAGTTTATTGGGAATGATCTTATTGTAACAGATGGAACAACTCTTCTGGGAGCAGACGATAAAGCAGGAGTTGTTGAAATTATTCAAGCAATTAAAGAAATAAAAATCGAAAATCTACCACACGGTGATATATACATAGCATTCACTCCAGACGAAGAAGTAGGACATGGTGTCGACAAGATAGACTTATCTATTTTTAAACCAGATTTTGCTTATACTCTTGATGGAGAAGGCTATGGCATTTTTGAATACGAAAACTTTAATGCGGCATTGCTTAAATATAAAATCCATGGTATAAATACACATCCAGGGACTGCAAAAGGTGCAATGAAGAATGCAATTAAAATTTCTCAAGAACTAATGTTTTTATTTCCTCCTTTAGAAACTCCTGAGGCAACCCAAGGATACGAAGGGTTCTACCATTTTTATGAAATTAACGGTGGCGTAGAAGAAGTTAATTTAAAAGCGATTATAAGAGATCACGACAAAACAAAATTCCAACTTAGAAAATACTTTGCAGAAAATATAGCAAATTTTCTAAACGATAAGTATGGAGAAGGCACAGTCTCAATAGAAATAAAGGACCAATACTATAACATGAGAGAAATTATTGAAAAACACCAAGAAGTGCTTGATTTAGCAAAGAGGGCATTTGAAAGGACAGGACTTGAATTCAAGTCAAAACCGATAAGAGGAGGAACTGACGGAGCAAGATTAACATATATGGGAATTCCTACGCCAAACATTTTCTCTGGTGGCTATAACTATCATAGCATATACGAGTTTGTTTCAGTTCAAGCAATGGAAAAAGCCAAAGAAGTTGTTAAAAACATTATTTTATTAGCAACGCAAAAAGGGTAA
- a CDS encoding sigma-70 family RNA polymerase sigma factor → MQEKDTSLQLIKNYLKKLKELNKDEREVVRKLIERGRVTGFLSYEEIASALERMPLTADEIDEMFMLLQKLRVKFGDKERLEKIKGKLSRKAVEEVEITELKNPIQSYLATIGSVDLLTPEEEMELAKKIAHGSEEEKKWAKEKLLRANLRLVVSIAKRYTGHGLSFLDLIQEGNLGLIRAAEKFDYRKGFRFSTYATWWIRQAITRALADQSRLIRVPVHMVDSINKIEKASKELIQELGREPTYKELAERTGISEKKISKYLRLAQQPLSLEMPVGDEEESRLENFIEDNRHLTPEGESLNQYYKEQIEKVLNKLTPREREILKYRMGLDGEYPHTLEEVGTIFGVTRERIRQVEAKAKRKLSQYLKQLEKEEGTLEEESVEEENEDLPD, encoded by the coding sequence ATGCAAGAAAAAGATACATCACTACAACTAATTAAAAACTATCTTAAAAAGTTAAAGGAGCTGAATAAGGACGAAAGGGAGGTCGTAAGAAAACTTATCGAACGTGGAAGAGTAACAGGCTTCCTTTCATATGAAGAAATTGCTTCCGCTCTTGAGAGGATGCCTTTAACAGCCGATGAAATAGATGAAATGTTTATGCTTTTACAGAAACTTAGAGTAAAGTTTGGTGATAAGGAACGACTTGAGAAAATAAAAGGAAAACTAAGTAGAAAGGCAGTAGAGGAAGTTGAAATTACTGAGCTCAAAAATCCGATACAATCTTATCTTGCAACAATTGGCTCGGTAGATTTACTTACTCCTGAGGAAGAAATGGAACTTGCTAAGAAAATTGCACATGGAAGTGAAGAAGAGAAAAAATGGGCAAAAGAGAAGTTGTTAAGGGCAAATTTAAGGCTTGTTGTTAGTATTGCAAAGAGATATACAGGTCACGGCCTTTCTTTTCTTGATTTGATTCAAGAAGGTAATCTCGGCCTTATTAGAGCTGCAGAAAAGTTTGACTATAGGAAAGGTTTCAGGTTTTCGACATATGCTACCTGGTGGATTAGACAAGCAATAACAAGAGCACTTGCAGATCAGTCAAGATTAATTAGAGTTCCTGTGCACATGGTCGATAGTATCAATAAGATTGAAAAGGCGTCTAAAGAGTTAATACAAGAACTTGGTAGGGAGCCCACTTATAAAGAACTTGCGGAAAGGACCGGTATTTCTGAAAAAAAGATCAGTAAATACCTAAGACTTGCTCAACAACCACTATCACTTGAAATGCCAGTTGGCGATGAGGAAGAGAGTAGGCTCGAAAACTTCATTGAAGATAATAGACACTTAACACCAGAAGGAGAAAGCCTGAACCAGTACTACAAAGAGCAGATAGAGAAAGTTTTAAATAAACTCACACCACGTGAGAGAGAGATTCTAAAATACAGAATGGGGCTTGATGGCGAATATCCACACACACTTGAAGAAGTAGGAACGATTTTTGGTGTAACAAGGGAAAGAATTAGACAAGTCGAAGCGAAAGCAAAACGAAAACTCTCCCAATACTTAAAGCAGTTGGAAAAAGAAGAAGGGACATTAGAGGAAGAAAGCGTAGAAGAGGAAAACGAAGACTTGCCAGATTAA
- the dnaG gene encoding DNA primase: MRDLREIVEEIHSKIDIVDFIGKYVKLKKQGSNYVGLCPFHQEKTPSFVVSPTKQLYHCFGCGASGDIVTFLMKIENMSFKDALKQLGDIAGIEIPNNLPKENFDREILYAINEETKNYFVENLKGKPFEYLVKRGLSDQSIKTYQLGFIGEDNRGIYDYLLSKGFKREDILKTGNFRVDNSGNVVSYFYNRIMIPIFDLNGKIIGFSGRSFADQEPKYLNSIDSPIFKKGEVLYLMNFSKDYIREKKEAIIVEGYFDAIILFENGIKNVVSTMGTAFTEQHAKLIKRFASKVYFFFDNDIGGRNGAERAVEICNKFDLTSLIVIAENNLDPDEIILHEGTGAVMNLIKDAKDPVFFILDFELSKSDGTLQTKNSAIQKVIEALSKIDSKTLVYEYIKEISLKTKIEERFLIDAYNKIAGKNKSSNPSKDLVNLTSRIRNKIYQIQEVFTQAILQNSPLINEILKVCPIAEFDEPFRKIVTTALKDMEDGSVVNPPNWFELDQETYNKAVELYMRDEFLVREESIEEHIESYKDIKIYEAKLNALYNEIQNLEGEEKIEKMREFNILLKQYKGR; encoded by the coding sequence ATGAGAGATTTAAGGGAAATTGTAGAAGAAATACATTCTAAAATAGATATTGTAGATTTTATTGGCAAATATGTAAAACTTAAAAAACAGGGTTCAAATTATGTAGGTTTATGTCCATTCCACCAGGAAAAAACCCCGTCATTTGTTGTAAGTCCTACAAAGCAACTGTACCATTGCTTTGGTTGTGGAGCAAGCGGGGATATTGTTACATTTTTAATGAAAATCGAGAATATGTCATTCAAGGATGCACTTAAGCAACTCGGTGATATTGCTGGAATTGAAATACCCAATAATTTACCAAAGGAAAACTTTGATAGGGAAATCCTTTATGCTATTAACGAAGAGACAAAAAATTATTTTGTTGAAAATTTAAAAGGAAAGCCTTTTGAGTACTTAGTAAAACGTGGATTAAGTGATCAAAGCATAAAGACTTATCAATTGGGGTTTATAGGAGAAGACAACAGAGGAATTTACGATTATTTACTTTCAAAAGGTTTTAAAAGAGAGGATATTTTAAAAACTGGAAATTTCAGGGTAGATAATTCTGGAAATGTTGTTTCTTATTTCTATAACAGAATTATGATTCCGATATTTGATCTAAACGGAAAAATTATTGGCTTTAGCGGGAGAAGTTTTGCGGATCAAGAACCAAAATATTTAAACTCTATTGATTCACCAATATTCAAAAAAGGCGAAGTTCTTTACCTTATGAATTTTTCAAAAGATTATATACGAGAAAAAAAAGAAGCAATTATTGTGGAAGGATATTTTGATGCTATTATTCTTTTTGAAAATGGTATCAAGAATGTTGTTTCAACTATGGGTACTGCTTTTACAGAACAACACGCAAAACTTATTAAAAGATTTGCTTCTAAGGTTTATTTCTTTTTTGACAACGATATTGGAGGACGTAACGGTGCAGAAAGAGCTGTGGAAATTTGCAATAAATTTGATCTTACATCTTTAATTGTCATAGCCGAGAACAATCTTGACCCAGACGAAATAATTTTGCATGAAGGAACTGGGGCTGTTATGAATTTGATAAAAGACGCGAAGGATCCCGTGTTTTTTATCCTTGACTTCGAATTATCAAAATCAGACGGTACCTTGCAAACAAAAAACTCAGCAATTCAAAAGGTGATAGAGGCACTTTCTAAAATAGACAGTAAAACACTTGTCTATGAATACATCAAAGAAATTTCTCTTAAAACTAAAATTGAAGAAAGATTCTTAATAGACGCATATAACAAAATAGCAGGCAAAAACAAAAGTAGCAACCCAAGCAAAGACTTGGTAAACCTCACGTCTAGGATCCGAAATAAAATTTATCAAATACAGGAGGTTTTTACTCAAGCAATTTTACAGAATTCACCACTTATAAATGAGATTTTAAAAGTTTGTCCTATAGCCGAATTCGATGAGCCCTTTAGAAAAATTGTAACCACGGCGCTTAAGGATATGGAGGATGGAAGTGTTGTCAATCCCCCAAACTGGTTTGAACTAGATCAAGAAACCTACAACAAGGCAGTAGAACTTTATATGAGAGACGAATTCCTTGTAAGGGAAGAATCTATAGAGGAGCATATTGAATCTTACAAAGATATTAAGATTTATGAAGCAAAATTAAACGCATTATATAATGAGATTCAAAATCTTGAGGGAGAGGAAAAAATCGAAAAAATGAGAGAATTCAATATACTTTTAAAACAATACAAAGGAAGGTGA
- a CDS encoding deoxyguanosinetriphosphate triphosphohydrolase, which translates to MIREEYEHLEERLLSPLACLSKNSVGRAIPEKKDPYRTDFQRDVDRIIYSKAFRRLQYKTQVFIAPKGDHYRNRLTHTLEVMAIARSISRALRLNPDLTEAIAVGHDLGHSPFGHAGEEVLNEKVKEYFEDMQFVHTEQSLRVVDLLEKRLKSDGTEVFGLNLTHEVREGIAKHSKGLKDLKDFSDSALPSTLEGQVVRISDRIAYLHHDLDDAIRAKIIKESDVPEKVKKILGDNNSKRLSTIILNVIEESRNKDKITVSTDIEMAMDEWKNFLMEKVYIGSEPKKEEEKVKIILGFLFDYYMNNIEKLRDYLHSHPIIIHHKDPVSYLKEDKRERVRAIADYISSMTDRFAIELVQSIMFPSPIS; encoded by the coding sequence GTGATAAGAGAAGAATACGAGCATTTAGAAGAAAGATTGCTCTCTCCACTTGCTTGCCTTAGCAAGAACTCGGTGGGGAGAGCAATTCCTGAAAAAAAAGACCCTTATAGAACTGACTTTCAAAGGGATGTAGATAGGATAATATATTCAAAAGCATTCAGGCGTCTTCAATACAAAACACAGGTTTTCATTGCACCTAAGGGAGATCACTATAGAAATAGGCTCACGCATACTCTTGAGGTAATGGCTATTGCAAGATCAATATCGAGAGCACTTCGTTTAAATCCCGATTTAACTGAAGCAATAGCGGTTGGACACGACTTAGGACATTCTCCTTTTGGTCATGCAGGAGAAGAAGTATTAAATGAAAAAGTAAAAGAGTATTTTGAAGACATGCAATTCGTTCATACCGAGCAAAGTTTAAGAGTGGTAGACTTACTTGAAAAACGTTTGAAGTCTGATGGGACAGAGGTGTTCGGTTTAAATCTAACACATGAAGTTCGTGAAGGTATTGCAAAACATAGCAAAGGTTTGAAAGATTTAAAAGATTTCTCGGACAGTGCACTTCCTTCTACCCTTGAAGGGCAAGTTGTGAGAATTTCTGATAGAATTGCCTATTTGCACCACGACCTTGATGATGCGATAAGAGCAAAAATTATTAAGGAAAGCGATGTACCAGAAAAGGTTAAAAAAATTCTTGGGGACAATAACAGCAAGAGACTTTCTACCATAATTTTAAACGTAATAGAGGAAAGTAGGAACAAGGATAAGATTACTGTTTCAACTGATATTGAAATGGCAATGGATGAATGGAAAAATTTTCTTATGGAAAAAGTTTATATTGGTTCAGAGCCAAAAAAGGAGGAAGAAAAAGTAAAAATCATTTTAGGATTCCTTTTTGATTATTATATGAATAATATAGAGAAGCTCAGAGATTATCTCCATTCACATCCGATCATTATACATCACAAAGACCCTGTCTCATATCTCAAGGAAGATAAAAGAGAGAGGGTTAGAGCAATTGCAGACTATATTTCGTCAATGACTGATAGATTTGCTATAGAATTAGTACAATCGATAATGTTCCCAAGTCCAATATCGTAA
- the ppdK gene encoding pyruvate, phosphate dikinase, which produces MAKWVYDFEEGSEQMRNLLGGKGAGLSEMTRIGLPVPPGFTITTEACKDYQKRGYISEEIKQETLEHLRKLEEKTAKKFGDPENPLLVSVRSGAPVSMPGMMDTILNLGLNDEAVEGLKKLTQNGRFAYDSYRRFIQMFGDVVMGVPHEEFEKILSYHKEKNGFKSDVELTEEVLKEVIADYKKLYREHTGKDFPQDPMEQLFLAIEAVFKSWNNPRAITYRMLNKIPDDLGTAVNIVMMVFGNMGNDSATGVAFTRNPSTGEKKLYGEYLVNAQGEDVVAGIRTPKQIDELKNEMPETYNELLRVANILEHHYRDMQDMEFTIERGKLYMLQTRSGKRTARAAVKIAVDMVKEGLITKEEAVLRVSTEQIDQLLHKMIDPKAEVKVIAKGLPASPGAASGKVVFDVKEAAQRGKIGEAVILVRPETTPEDLEGMAHSQGILTTRGGMTAHAAVVARGMGIPCIVGAESIKLDLENKTFVVNGVTVRENDIITIDGTTGNVILGEVPMVEPELSGEFEEFLKIADELRKLGVKANANTPEEARRARSYGAEGIGLCRTERMFLQPDRLPVMQDMIIAETPEERREHLSKLEPLQKKDFYEILKEMDGFPVIIRLLDPPLHEFLPQRERLEKEIEELRQTDFDSELLKKKERQLKRSKELSEFNPMIGFRGCRVGIIYPEIYEMQTQAIVDAAIQLKKEGFNPKPKIMLPLIGHVNEMRTLREKVEKIVKDKLNEAGMNLKIEIGTMVEVPRAALTADQIAQYADFFSYGTNDLTQTTFAYSRDDAEGTFLPYYLEHKILEKDPFMTIDRDGVGKLVRIGVVLGRHANPSLEIGVCGEHGGDPESIEFFHYAGLDYVSCSPFRVPIARLAAAQVSVKEKGKTVFVDK; this is translated from the coding sequence ATGGCTAAATGGGTTTATGATTTTGAAGAAGGTAGTGAACAAATGAGAAACCTTCTTGGTGGCAAGGGAGCTGGCTTGTCAGAAATGACACGAATAGGCTTGCCTGTACCACCAGGTTTTACAATTACAACTGAAGCGTGCAAAGATTATCAAAAAAGAGGCTATATAAGCGAAGAAATAAAGCAAGAGACCTTAGAACATCTAAGAAAATTAGAAGAAAAGACTGCGAAAAAATTTGGAGATCCTGAAAATCCTCTCCTTGTTTCAGTTAGATCTGGTGCGCCTGTCTCGATGCCTGGAATGATGGATACAATTCTTAACCTTGGATTAAACGATGAGGCAGTTGAGGGTTTAAAGAAACTTACCCAAAATGGAAGATTTGCTTATGACAGTTACCGTAGATTCATTCAGATGTTTGGAGATGTGGTTATGGGAGTTCCTCATGAGGAGTTTGAGAAAATTCTCTCATATCACAAAGAAAAGAACGGCTTTAAATCTGACGTTGAACTTACTGAAGAAGTTCTAAAAGAAGTAATAGCAGATTACAAGAAGCTTTATAGAGAACATACAGGTAAGGATTTTCCACAAGATCCAATGGAGCAACTTTTCCTTGCAATTGAAGCAGTATTTAAATCCTGGAACAATCCAAGAGCAATTACCTACAGAATGCTGAATAAAATTCCTGATGATTTGGGAACAGCAGTAAACATAGTGATGATGGTTTTTGGAAACATGGGTAATGACTCTGCAACGGGTGTAGCATTCACGAGGAATCCATCTACGGGTGAGAAAAAGTTATATGGAGAGTACCTAGTAAATGCACAAGGTGAAGATGTTGTAGCTGGTATTAGGACACCAAAACAAATTGACGAACTTAAAAACGAGATGCCTGAAACTTATAATGAACTTTTAAGGGTTGCTAATATTCTTGAGCATCACTATAGAGATATGCAAGATATGGAATTCACAATAGAGCGTGGTAAACTCTATATGCTTCAAACCCGTTCTGGTAAAAGAACCGCCCGTGCCGCCGTAAAAATCGCCGTTGATATGGTAAAAGAGGGCCTAATAACAAAGGAAGAAGCTGTTTTGAGAGTATCAACAGAACAAATTGATCAACTTTTGCATAAAATGATAGATCCAAAAGCAGAGGTTAAAGTGATCGCAAAGGGATTACCCGCATCTCCAGGTGCTGCATCTGGTAAAGTAGTCTTCGATGTAAAGGAGGCAGCCCAAAGAGGCAAAATTGGTGAGGCAGTAATTCTTGTAAGACCAGAAACAACTCCGGAAGATCTCGAAGGAATGGCACACTCTCAGGGTATTCTTACCACTCGTGGGGGAATGACAGCACATGCAGCAGTAGTTGCAAGAGGAATGGGAATTCCATGTATAGTAGGTGCAGAATCTATCAAACTTGACCTTGAAAATAAGACTTTTGTAGTAAACGGTGTTACCGTAAGAGAAAACGATATCATAACCATTGACGGAACAACAGGAAACGTAATACTTGGTGAAGTACCAATGGTTGAACCAGAATTATCTGGTGAATTTGAGGAATTCTTAAAAATTGCTGATGAATTACGTAAACTTGGCGTTAAAGCAAATGCAAATACTCCCGAAGAAGCACGTAGAGCAAGAAGTTACGGAGCAGAAGGTATTGGACTTTGTAGAACAGAGAGAATGTTTTTACAGCCAGACAGACTTCCAGTAATGCAGGACATGATAATCGCAGAGACGCCAGAAGAAAGAAGGGAACATTTGAGTAAACTTGAGCCACTTCAGAAAAAAGATTTCTATGAAATTCTTAAGGAAATGGATGGGTTTCCAGTAATAATAAGATTGCTCGATCCTCCTCTCCATGAGTTCTTACCGCAAAGAGAAAGGTTAGAGAAAGAAATCGAGGAATTAAGACAAACAGATTTTGATTCTGAGCTTCTCAAAAAGAAAGAACGTCAACTGAAAAGGTCTAAAGAACTTTCAGAATTTAATCCAATGATTGGTTTTAGGGGTTGCCGTGTTGGAATTATTTATCCCGAAATTTATGAAATGCAAACTCAAGCAATTGTAGATGCTGCAATCCAATTAAAGAAAGAGGGATTTAATCCAAAACCAAAAATTATGTTACCACTTATTGGACATGTTAACGAGATGAGAACTTTACGTGAAAAAGTTGAAAAAATTGTTAAAGATAAGTTAAATGAGGCAGGAATGAATTTAAAAATTGAAATTGGTACAATGGTAGAAGTACCGAGAGCAGCACTTACAGCTGATCAAATAGCTCAATATGCAGATTTCTTCTCCTATGGAACAAACGATTTAACGCAGACTACTTTTGCGTATAGTAGAGACGACGCAGAGGGAACTTTCTTACCATATTATCTTGAACATAAAATTCTTGAAAAAGATCCTTTTATGACGATTGATAGAGATGGGGTTGGAAAACTTGTAAGAATCGGCGTTGTCTTAGGAAGACATGCAAATCCATCACTTGAAATTGGAGTTTGCGGAGAACATGGTGGAGATCCTGAATCGATAGAGTTTTTCCACTATGCGGGCCTTGACTATGTGAGTTGTTCTCCATTCAGAGTTCCTATTGCAAGACTTGCTGCTGCTCAAGTTTCAGTAAAAGAAAAAGGAAAAACAGTTTTTGTAGATAAGTGA